From one Lycium ferocissimum isolate CSIRO_LF1 chromosome 7, AGI_CSIRO_Lferr_CH_V1, whole genome shotgun sequence genomic stretch:
- the LOC132062222 gene encoding alpha-mannosidase I MNS4-like gives MLSLIIFGDSFFFSLRYIFSTEGHLLPATPQISLVREHCSYFGAYCRNSNLRLKTHSPESAETNSSGSQTGPVDCSFLSRSSYQSTSPFSGLKGLCPGLTYGQRFGISFMSPVDPSSEDEHSSQRETTEVQSHSVVLISNPNPEVSLSGSHNDHENDPAHAPQEESPSSKQN, from the exons ATGCTTTCACTCATTATTTTTGgcgactctttttttttttctttaaggtATATCTTCAGCACAGAAGGCCATTTATTGCCTGCAACTCCTCAAATATCCTTAGTACGTGAGCATTGTTCATACTTCGGAGCATATTGTAGGAACAGCAATTTGAGACTGAAAACTCATTCACCTGAGAGTGCGGAAACTAATTCCAGTGGCTCTCAAACAGGACCTGTAGACTGCAGTTTCTTATCACGCTCCAGTTATCAAAGTACTTCACCTTTCTCTGGTTTGAAG GGACTCTGTCCAGGGCTAACCTATGGACAAAGGTTTGGCATATCATTCATGTCTCCGGTGGATCCAAGTAGTGAGGATGAACATTCAAGCCAAAGGGAGACAACTGAAGTTCAGAGTCATTCAGTTGTGCTGATTTCAAACCCCAATCCCGAGGTTTCCCTATCAGGTTCTCATAATGATCATGAAAATGACCCAGCTCATGCGCCCCAAGAAGAAAGTCCCTCTTCTAAACAAAATTGA
- the LOC132065146 gene encoding uncharacterized protein LOC132065146, with the protein MDEPDPLELLNQFEDILESDPLIDEIGFIHPAQFAALNEDIGTPSTSVGSVQKSTFGTLFWGKDHKLGISTKVLFPLYVAAKNAFVEAYKNYKVHHRDDKNASTCSSSSPLSLDSELMKHSRALLLLSSDFGTVWNSRKLVLSKKQSFSMFMNELIFSSLILSHSPKSEQTWSQRRWVIKMIAGNCSNLQEIMERESELVKKLAERSKMNYRAWNHRCWLVSYMSAEQVLQEFNKSREWAGLHVADNSCFHYRARLILRLFEESQHSKDQEASFNPELHELLKDEFNWAEQLIKRYVGREALWLHRRFLLTCWIRYFARGDHDRSLRSNQRNIRTVDIDMLIDNELELFHSCSIVPDSDFEDYQAQATFAATYMVWLKKQLSGALAIDIHQVETSRLKSLLTNVCPEKILLWNSLPELCENT; encoded by the exons ATGGATGAACCTGATCCATTGGAGCTACTGAATCAATTTGAGGACATATTGGAATCCGATCCTCTCAT TGATGAAATAGGGTTCATTCACCCAGCCCAGTTTGCTGCATTGAATGAAGATATTGGCACTCCTTCAACATCTGTTGGTTCTGTGCAAAAATCAACTTTTGGGACACTTTTCTGGGGTAAGGATCATAAGCTGGGCATCTCAACCAAGGTTCTTTTTCCACTTTATGTTGCAGCTAAAAATGCATTTGTGGAAgcttataaaaattataaagtgCACCATAGAGATGATAAAAATGCTTCAACCTGTTCCTCGTCTTCTCCACTCAGTCTTGATAGTGAATTGATGAAGCACAGCAGGGCACTATTGCTTCTCAGTTCTGATTTTGGAACAGTGTGGAATTCCAG gAAGCTAGTTCTGTCAAAGAAGCAATCTTTTTCCATGTTCATGAATGAGCTTATTTTTTCATCTCTGATTCTCTCGCATTCGCCTAAAAGTGAACAAACATGGAGCCAAAG GAGGTGGGTGATCAAGATGATTGCTGGAAATTGTTCAAATCTGCAAGAGATTATGGAAAGAGAATCTGAGTTAGTGAAAAAACTGGCTGAG AGATCAAAAATGAACTATCGTGCATGGAATCACCGTTGCTGGTTAGTTTCCTACATGTCAGCAGAACAG GTGCTGCAGGAATTTAACAAGTCACGGGAATGGGCTGGCCTCCATGTTGCTGATAACTCTTGCTTTCATTACCGTGCG CGTTTGATACTTCGTCTGTTTGAAGAATCACAGCATAGCAAGGATCAAGAAGCTAGCTTTAATCCAGAACTTCATGAATTATTGAAG GATGAATTCAACTGGGCGGAGCAGTTGATAAAACGTTATGTGGGGAGAGAG GCATTGTGGCTTCATCGCCGCTTCCTCTTGACTTGTTGGATAAGATATTTTGCACGTGGTGATCATGATAGATCCTTGCGGTCCAACCAGAGAAACATTAGGACAGTTGACATTGACATGCTCATAGATAATGAATTAGAACTATTTCATTCTTGCTCAATTGTACCTGACAGTGACTTTGAGGACTATCAAGCTCAAGCAACTTTTGCTGCTACTTATATGGTGTGGCTCAAAAAG CAATTATCGGGGGCTCTGGCGATTGATATTCACCAGGTGGAAACGAGCAGACTGAAGTCACTCCTAACTAATGTATGCCCAGAAAAGATCTTACTTTGGAATTCTCTGCCTGAGCTATGTGAAAATACATAG
- the LOC132065147 gene encoding uncharacterized protein LOC132065147: MESPPRAATSKVSRTTVESGVKALLKCSKSKIQKPQLLPQDDFIYLNITLKKIPPKPRTNAFRIPFPHPLHDHSSELCLIIDDRPNSKLTSDAAKKIIKAQNIPVTKVIKLSKLKTNYKPFEAKRKLCDSYDLFLVDRRIVHLLPKLLGKQFFKKKKLPLPLDLTHKNWKEQVERACGSGLFYLRTGTCCMMRIGKGSMDATQIVDNVVEAIKGVVQVVPKKWGGVRSLHLRLSDSLALPLYQALPDIKLKIQGFKEKEAEEVSGEIVEVKESGKKAEEGSVKKKGKNKGRIHEVRYMDFDSGVDEMGSDDDVENVGKNEEEERSDEDIESVDHEVEKVKMGKAEKGDKKAKKLKKTEQDKKSKLSVKDGKKKKSSEVEKKLKDGSVKAKSKRSKIRA; the protein is encoded by the coding sequence ATGGAATCTCCTCCACGCGCCGCCACGAGCAAGGTTAGCCGCACCACCGTAGAGAGTGGAGTGAAGGCACTTCTGAAATGTTCAAAATCGAAAATCCAAAAACCCCAATTACTCCCACAAGATGATTTCATCTACCTTAACATAACTCTCAAGAAAATCCCACCAAAACCTCGTACTAATGCTTTTAGAATCCCTTTTCCTCATCCACTACACGACCATTCCTCTGAACTTTGTCTTATCATTGACGACAGACCCAACAGCAAACTCACTTCAGATGCTGCTAAAAAGATTATTAAAGCACAAAATATACCGGTTACCAAAGTCATCAAGCTTTCTAAACTTAAGACTAACTACAAACCCTTTGAAGCAAAAAGAAAGCTTTGTGATTCATATGATCTTTTCTTGGTTGATAGAAGGATTGTtcatttgcttcctaagctTTTAGGTAAgcaatttttcaagaaaaagaagctgCCTTTACCGTTAGATTTGACACATAAGAATTGGAAAGAGCAAGTTGAAAGGGCTTGTGGGTCTGGTTTGTTTTACTTGAGGACTGGTACTTGTTGTATGATGAGGATTGGTAAAGGTTCAATGGACGCGACGCAGATTGTTGACAATGTGGTTGAAGCAATAAAGGGTGTTGTTCAGGTTGTTCCGAAGAAATGGGGTGGTGTGAGAAGCTTGCATTTGAGACTTTCTGATTCTTTGGCGTTGCCTTTGTATCAGGCGTTGCCTGATATCAAACTCAAGATTCAGGGGTTTAAGGAAAAAGAAGCTGAAGAAGTGAGTGGTGAGATAGTTGAGGTTAAGGAGAGTGGCAAGAAAGCTGAGGAGGGGTCAGTTAAGAAGAAGGGGAAGAATAAAGGGAGGATTCATGAAGTTAGGTATATGGACTTCGACAGTGGTGTTGATGAAATGGGaagtgatgatgatgttgagaatgttggcaaaaatgaagaagaggaaAGAAGTGATGAAGACATTGAGAGTGTGGATCATGAAGTTGAGAAAGTGAAAATGGGGAAAGCAGAGAAGGGTGACAAGAAGgcgaaaaagttgaaaaaaactGAGCAAGATAAGAAAAGTAAGTTGTCAGTGAAAgatggaaagaagaagaagagttcTGAGGTTGAGAAAAAGCTGAAGGATGGATCAGTGAAGGCAAAGAGTAAGAGAAGCAAGATAAGAGCATAA
- the LOC132062223 gene encoding pentatricopeptide repeat-containing protein At4g13650-like, with protein sequence MGRVKDADKLFEKIPERNVVIWSIMVHGYSKNGLHEKSVECFNSMRNIGLVPNSFTIVGVLVGVSGLRDLILGQSVHGLIVKLGLEDNSFVGTSLIEVYATWGKINDSCKIFENLKSQGLVPWNAMISAFVHNGLYKQAFLIFNWSRKSDLLPNSMTVMALTQSCVAMESKCLCESVHAMVVKLGLMSDVQVNNSVLFLYSSLMELPAAWEVFDAMEEKDVISWSTMMSLMVHLEYASDAIKLFFHMRDYDHLILMNLISACGILGNLKMGKSVHAQVLTHGFGSELPLLNATITMYARCEDLNSSRTAFDQSTMKSMVSWTSIISGLLHNGRPKQALDMFIRLRIEENFFVDSVVLVSTLAAASEMVALELCMQLHCHTVKAGFTNYRSIQNCLISTYSKCGNVELANNIFVQMASLRDIVSWNAIINGYGINGHGETALSLFYEFRKSGVPDSATYLSILSACSHSGLVSEGLLLFSHILEENRIRISAEHYGCVADLLARAGYLSDASKFLDGEGKTKTFWKAILNGCVRNGDLNLAEFAVRKFHEQIQKDSGHLVLLSNLYASVGRFKDAEALRLSMEAEKLIKVPGFSILTGNL encoded by the coding sequence ATGGGAAGAGTTAAAGATGCAGATAAGCTGTTTGAGAAAATACCTGAAAGAAATGTTGTTATTTGGTCGATTATGGTCCATGGATATTCTAAAAATGGGTTACATGAGAAATCAGTTGAATGTTTCAACTCAATGAGAAATATTGGTTTAGTGCCTAATTCATTCACTATTGTGGGTGTTCTTGTTGGGGTCTCAGGATTAAGGGACTTAATACTTGGTCAATCAGTTCATGGACTGATAGTGAAGTTGGGGTTGGAAGATAATTCTTTTGTGGGCACTTCACTTATAGAGGTTTATGCAACATGGGGAAAAATTAATGACTCTTGCAAGATATTTGAGAACTTAAAAAGTCAAGGTTTGGTTCCATGGAATGCAATGATCAGTGCATTTGTACATAATGGACTATATAAACAGGCTTTCTTGATATTTAATTGGTCTAGAAAGTCTGATTTGCTTCCTAATTCAATGACAGTTATGGCCTTAACACAGAGCTGTGTGGCTATGGAATCCAAATGCCTTTGTGAATCAGTTCATGCCATGGTAGTTAAACTTGGTCTTATGTCTGATGTACAGGTTAATAATTCAGTTCTTTTTCTGTATTCAAGTTTGATGGAGTTACCTGCTGCTTGGGAAGTTTTCGATGCGATGGAAGAGAAGGATGTTATCAGTTGGTCAACGATGATGAGTTTAATGGTTCACCTAGAATATGCTTCAGATGCTATAAAGCTTTTCTTCCATATGAGAGATTATGATCACCTCATACTAATGAATCTCATTTCAGCTTGTGGGATTTTAGGAAACTTGAAGATGGGAAAATCTGTTCATGCTCAAGTATTAACTCATGGTTTTGGATCAGAGCTTCCTTTACTTAATGCCACGATTACTATGTATGCAAGATGTGAGGACTTGAATTCTTCAAGAACTGCTTTTGATCAATCAACCATGAAAAGTATGGTATCATGGACATCTATTATTTCAGGACTTCTGCATAACGGAAGACCCAAACAGGCACTAGATATGTTCATTCGCCTTAGAATTGAGGAAAACTTCTTCGTTGACTCAGTCGTGCTGGTAAGTACACTAGCTGCTGCTAGTGAAATGGTTGCTTTGGAACTCTGCATGCAGCTTCATTGCCATACTGTAAAAGCTGGATTTACAAATTATAGAAGTATTCAGAATTGTCTCATTTCAACCTACTCAAAGTGTGGTAATGTTGAACTTGCAAACAATATTTTTGTGCAAATGGCATCTCTTCGTGATATTGTATCATGGAATGCTATTATAAACGGGTATGGTATCAATGGCCACGGAGAAACTGCTCTTTCCTTGTTCTATGAGTTCAGAAAGAGTGGAGTACCTGACAGTGCTACTTACTTGAGCATTTTGAGTGCTTGTAGTCATTCAGGATTGGTTAGTGAAGGGTTGTTGCTTTTCAGTCATATattagaagaaaatagaatCAGAATTAGTGCAGAACATTATGGCTGTGTAGCTGATTTGCTTGCTCGGGCAGGTTACTTATCCGATGCAAGTAAGTTCTTGGATGGAGAAGGTAAGACTAAGACTTTTTGGAAGGCTATATTAAACGGATGTGTGCGTAATGGGGATTTAAATTTAGCAGAATTTGCAGTGAGAAAGTTTCATGAGCAGATTCAGAAAGATTCTGGTCATCTTGTGCTACTATCAAATCTTTATGCATCAGTTGGAAGATTTAAAGATGCAGAAGCGTTGAGGTTGAGCATGGAGGCTGAGAAATTGATTAAAGTTCCAGGATTCAGCATTCTCACTGGAAATCTATAG